DNA from Stenotrophomonas acidaminiphila:
CCACGCTGCCGGCGTCGAAACCGGCCAGGCGCATCGCGAGCGCGCCCGCCGCCAGTGCCAGCGGCACGCCGCCGGCCAGAACGATCAGCAATACCCGGCGCCGCGCGCCATGCAGCAGGGCCTGCGGGTTCATGGCGGCCCCTGGCGCCGGCGCGCGCTGGCGAGCCAGCGTTCCAGCAGGAACAGCAGGGCGATGGCGGCGGCCAGCCACGGCACGGGTTCGTAGGCCGGCTGCGGCCAGGCGGCCGCGCCGCGGCCCGGCGCCATGGCCGCGGCCAGCGCCCGCGTCGGTGCCGGCGGCGCCTGCAGCACGTCGCGCAGGTGCTGCGGGAACCCGGCGTCCAGCAGCACCGGCAGGGTGGCCGGCTGCAGCGGCGCGGCCCAGCGCAGCCAGCGTCCCCCGCCGCCGGCCACCTGTTCGATCACCGGCGCGCCGCTGTCGTCGTGCCAGACCGGCAGGCGCTGGGTGTCGGCCGGCACCGGCGTGCGCGCATCGACCAGCAACCGGCCGCCCGCGCGCGCCCATGCCTGCACGGCGGCGGGAACCGGTCTGGCCGACAGCCAGACGCGCACGCCCGCGTCGTCGGCGAAGGGCTGCTCGTCGCCGTTGATGTCCACCGGCGTGGCGGCGTTCCATGCCTGGCCGACGGCCCGCAGCCACGGCAGGGCGCTGGCGCCGGCGGGGTCATGGCGGATGTGCAGGCGCGGTGGCGGCGCGGCGGTGGCTGCGGCGGCGGGCGGCGCGGCCGCGACGACCTGCCAGCGCACCGCGCGTGACAACCGCGGCAGCTGCGCGTCCAGTCCGTCCAGCACCGACGGCACGACCACGGCGAGCGGCGCGCCGGCCGGCAGCGTCGCATCCAGTTCGCGCAGCAGGCTGGCGAGCGGCTGCGCGGGCGGGGGCGCGGCGCCCGCATCGACCGCGGGGAAGCCCGGCGACAGCCACAGCCAGCGCGCGTCACCGCTGCCCGTCGCGCCGCGCGCGGCGGCGATGTCCACGCCGGGCGCCACGGCGACGCGCGGCGCATCGTCCTCGACACCTTGCAGCGCCGGCCGCGCCAGCAGCACCGCCAGCAGCGCAAGCAGCAGCAGCCGCACCAGCAGCAGCGGCCAGTCGTCGAAGCGGATGCGCCGGCGCGGGCGTGGCCTGGCCGACAGCCAGCGCAGCGCGGCAAAATCGATCAGCCGCTGCTCGTCGCGCCGCGCCAGGTGGATCAGCACCGGCAGCAGCAGCGCCGCCAGTGCGACCAGCCCCGCGGGGAACAGCCACACCAGGCTCATGCGCCGCTGCCTCCGCGGCCACCGGCCAGGCGTTGCAGCGGGGCGTCGATGGGCTCGTCGAGGAAGCCGGTGTCATGGCGGATGCCCGCGGCCTGCAGCCGTGCATCCAGCGTGCGCCGCGCCTCGGCGAAGCGCGCCAGGTAACCGGCACGCAGCAGGGCGCCGTCGCCGAGCAGTTCATCGCCGGTTTCCGGGTCGCGGAAACGATGGCCGTCGCGGAACGGGAAGTCGCGCTCCTCGGCGGTCAGCAGCTGCAGGTGCACGACATCGCGGCCGGCCCGGGCCAGGCGTTCGGCCAGGGCGATGGCGGTGTCGTCGAAGCCGTCGCCGATCATCACCACCAGGTCGTTGCCGGCGATGCGTTCCCACACCGGCGCCAGCGTTGCGTGCGCCGGCCACCGGCCCTGCGCGCGCAGGGCATGCAGCTGCAGGTGCACCCGGTCGCGCTGGCGCAGGCCATGGCCGGCCGGGACCAGGCGCACGCCGTCGCCGCCGATGGCGATCAGGCCGAAGGCGTCGCCCTGCTGCAGCGCCAGTTGCGCCACGCACGCGGCCAGGGCGCAGGCGGCCTGCAGGCGGGTCCAGTCGCGGCGTGCGTGGTCGGCCTGCGCCATCGAGGCGCTGGTATCGAGCAGCAGCCATACCGTGAGCGGGCTTTCGCGTTCGGATTCGCGCACGAAAAAGCGGTCCGAGCGCGCGTAGAGCTTCCAGTCGATCTGGCGCGGCTCGTCGCCGGGCTCATAGGCACGGTACTGCGCGAACTCGAGCCCGGCGCCGCGGCTGCGGCTGGCGTGCACCCCGATACCGCGGCTGCCGCTGGCCCGTTGCGGCAGCAGCCGCAGGCCGCGCAGGCGGCTGCGCACGTCGGCGGGAATCAGCGGGGGCGCGGTGGCGGCCAAGGTGGGTGCGGGCGGGGGTTCGGGCCGGTCCGGATCAGGTGGACAACGGCACCGCGCGCAGCAGCGCGGCGATCACGTCGTCGGCGCTCTTCTGCTCGGCCTCGGCGGCGAAGGACAGCAGCAGGCGGTGGCGCATCACCGGCGCGGCCAGTGCCTGCACGTCCTCGCGGGTGGCGGCGAAGCGCCCATGCAGCAGCGCGCGCGCCTTGGACGCCAGCACCAGCGACTGCCCGGCGCGCGGGCCGGCGCCCCATTTGATCCAGTTGTTCACTTCGGCCGGCGCGCCGTCGCCCGGGCGGCTGGCGCGCACCAGCCGGGTGATCCAGGTCAGCAGGTCGGCGCCGACATGCACGTCGCGCACCGCCGACTGCAGCGCCAGCACCGCGTCGGCATCCATCACCTTGGGCACCGCGCCGCCACCGCGGCCGGTGGTCTGCGCCAGGATGTCGCGCTCCTCGGCCTCGCTCGGGTAATCCACGCGCACGTGCAGCAGGAAGCGGTCCAGCTGCGCTTCCGGCAGCGGATAGGTGCCGGCCTGCTCGATCGGGTTCTGGGTGGCCAGCACGAAGAACGGCGCGGGCAACGCGTAGGTGGTGCCGGCGTAACTGACGGTGTGCTCCTGCATCGCCTCCAGCAGTGCGGCCTGGGTCTTGGGCGGCGTGCGGTTGAGCTCGTCGGCCAGCAGCAGGTTGGTGAACACCGGCCCGCGCTGGAAGCGGAACGCACGCTTGCCGGTGCCGTGGTCTTCCTCCAGCAGTTCGGTGCCGAGGATGTCGCTGGGCATCAGGTCGGGGGTGAACTGCACGCGCCGGAACTGCAGTTCCAGGGCCTGGCCGAGCGAGCGCACCAGCAGCGTCTTGCCCAGCCCGGGCGCGCCCTCGAGCAGGCAATGGCCGCCGGCGAGCAGGCCGATCAGCAGCTGCTCGACCACTTCCTGCTGGCCGACCACCGCCTGCGCCAGCGCGCCGCGCAGTTCGCCCAGGCGGGGCAGCAGGGAGTCGAGATCGTGGACGGGGGTGTTCATGCGGTCACCAATGGAGTCAGTGCGTCAGTGCGTACATCACGATGTTCACGCCGAATTTGGTGTTGTCTTCGGCCAGGAAGCGTTTGTTGCGCCAGTCGTAGTCCCATTCGCAGCCGTAGTCCTTGTTGCTGTAGAGCACGCCCAGGCGGCCGTCGATCTCGATGCCCTTCAGGTAGTCGTGCACCAGGTCGTCGCCCCAGCCGTTCAGTTCGAACGTGGTCGCCGGCGGGCCGTCGGGAAAGCGGAAGAAGCTGCGGTACAGCGGGTGGCTGTTGGGCAGCTTGGCCAGCGCGCCGGTACCGAAGATGGCGCGCATCTGCGCCTCGAACGAAGTGGCGAACAGGCCGTCGATGTCGTGGTTGCAGTCGTCCACCAGCACGAAGCCGCCGTTGCGCACGTAGCGCTCGAAGTTGCGGCGCTCGTCCGGATTGAACTCGACCAGCTTGTGCCCGGCCAGGTAGCAGAACGGCGCGCGCAGCATCTTCGGGTCGGACAGCGCGATGACATGCTCGACAGGGTCGACGCGCAGCGTGGTGTAGTCGATCAGCGAGGTGATCAGGTTGGACGGCATGCGCGCGTCCACGTCCCAGTCGCCGGAGTCGTACTTGAGCCGCGTGAACCAGAAATCGTAGCGGCTGGCCTGCGCGCGCGCCCTGCCGGGCAACGTGGCCGCCACCGCGCCGCCGAGCAGCAGGTGGAGGAATTGCGCACGCGTTAGCCGGGACGGTGACAAAGGCGGGAACATCTCGGGACAGGGCCCCCCTTCCGGGTAAAGGGGGGCGCGGCGACAGCCGCGGGGGAGCCGGCAGGAGCGGGGCGCGGGACCCCCGGTTTCGCGCCAGCGCGACCGGGGGCGGGCAAGGCCCGCGAAGCGGGCCTGCCTAGACCGCGTCGGACAGCGAGGTGAAGGTGAAATCGCGCAGCCGCATCGGCGGGATCATCATCACGAAGCTGGACTCGTCGCCGGCCACGCGCACCGGCTTGCCCAGCTCGTCGATGTTGTTGAGCATGATCACCGGCGATTCGTTGAAGCGGAAATTCTTCACCGGGTGCTTGATCTGGCCGTTCTCGATGTAGAACGTGCCGTCGCGGGTCAGGCCGGTCAGCAGCACGGTCTGCGGGTCGACCAGGCGGATGTACCAGGTGCGGGTGAGCAGGATGCCCTTCTGCGTGCCCTTGACCAGCTCGGCGATCGACTTGCTGCCGCCGCTCATCAGCAGGTTGCCCGGCCGCGCGTTGGCGGTCTTGCCCTGCTTCTGCGCCCAGTAGCGCGAGTAGTTCAGATTGGCGACCTTGCCGTTCTCGATGATCGCCATGCGCTCGCGCGGCATGCCTTCGCCGTCCCACGGCAGCACCGGCGCGTCCGGGTGCCACGGGTCGGCGAACATGTTCACCTGCGGGTCGTAGACCTGCTCGCCGAGCTTGTTGCCGCCGCCCTTCCTGGACAGGAAGCTGCGGCCCTCGTCGGCCGAACGCGCGTCGAAGAAGTTCATCATGAAGCTGATCAGGCCGGCGGCCGCGGCCGGCTCCAGGATCACCGTGTACTTGCCCGGTTCCAGCGCCTTGGCTTCGGCCGATTCGATCGCCTTGCGCTTGGCGATCTCGATCTCCTGGTCGGCGTGGAAGTCGGCCGCGTCCTTCAGGTTGCGCCCGACCCAGCCCGAGCCGCGGCCGTCCTCGGTGCGCACCGTGCAGGTGTAGTCGAACGAGGTGGTGCGCTGGTAGCCGAAGTTGCCCTTGCTGTTGGCGATGGCGACGAAGCCGCGGCTGTCCTCGAGGAAGCCGGCGGCGACCAGGCCGTGGCCGCGGCACGGCGCGATGGAATCGGCGGCAACCCTGGCGCGGAACTCCGGGTCGATGGCGGCGGTGGACTCGCTGAAGGTCGGGCTCGGCCTGTAGTCCTGCCTGTCGATGATGGGCATGAACTCCGGGTTCTCCGGCGCCAGCCGCGCCAGGTCCTCGGCGCGGCGCACCACGCGCTCCAGCGAGGCGTCGTCGAACTCATTGATCGAAGCGGTGCCCACGCGCTTGCCGAAGGCCACCTGCACGGCCAGCTCGGCGTTGGTGACCATGCCGCTGGTGGAGACATTGTTCAGCGCGAAGCGGATGTTGCCGTCGATGGAGCCGGCCAGGGTCGCGGTGCATTCGTCGGCCTTGGACAGCGCGATGACCTTGTCCAGGATGGCCTTGGCCTGCTGTTCGGTGAAGATGCTCATTGCTCAGGAACTCCTTGGACGGTCAGCCGAGGCTGCGCGCGGTATTGATGACGTTGATGCCGTCGAAACGGGCGGTGGACGAGCCGTGCGACACCGCCGAGACCTGTCCCGGCTGGCCCTTGCCGTCGAAGAACGAACCGCCCAGGCGGTAGTCGCGCTCGTCGGCCACCGCGCTGCAGGCGTTCCAGAACTCCGGCGTGCGGATCTGGTAGGCCACGTCCTCCAACATGCGGGTGATCTGGCCGTTCTTGATCTCGTAGAACAGCTGGCCACCGAACTGCGCGTTGTAGCGCTGCTGGTCGATCGAGAACGAGCCGTCGCCGATGATGTAGATGCCGTTCTCCACGTCCTTGATCAGGTCGGCCACGCTCAGCGGCGTCTTGCCCGGCGCCAGCGACACGTTGGCCATGCGCTGGAACTGCACGCTCGACCACGAATCGGCGTAGCAGCAGCCGTCGGACTCGGTCTTGCCGAGGATGTGCGCCTGGTCGCGGATGGTCTGGTAGTCGACCAGCTTGCCCTCGCGGATCAGGTCCCACTTCTTGCACTTCACGCCTTCGTCGTCGTAACCGACCGCGCCGAGGCTGCCGGGCTGGGTCTTGTCGGCGAAGATGTCGACCTTGTCGCTGCCGTACTGGAAATGCTGTTCGCGCTTGTCCAGGGTGGCGAAGCTGGTGCCGGCGTAGTTGGCCTCGTAGCCGAGCACGCGGTCCAGTTCCAGCGGGTGGCCGACCGACTCGTGGATGGTC
Protein-coding regions in this window:
- a CDS encoding peptidase C69, with product MSIFTEQQAKAILDKVIALSKADECTATLAGSIDGNIRFALNNVSTSGMVTNAELAVQVAFGKRVGTASINEFDDASLERVVRRAEDLARLAPENPEFMPIIDRQDYRPSPTFSESTAAIDPEFRARVAADSIAPCRGHGLVAAGFLEDSRGFVAIANSKGNFGYQRTTSFDYTCTVRTEDGRGSGWVGRNLKDAADFHADQEIEIAKRKAIESAEAKALEPGKYTVILEPAAAAGLISFMMNFFDARSADEGRSFLSRKGGGNKLGEQVYDPQVNMFADPWHPDAPVLPWDGEGMPRERMAIIENGKVANLNYSRYWAQKQGKTANARPGNLLMSGGSKSIAELVKGTQKGILLTRTWYIRLVDPQTVLLTGLTRDGTFYIENGQIKHPVKNFRFNESPVIMLNNIDELGKPVRVAGDESSFVMMIPPMRLRDFTFTSLSDAV
- a CDS encoding AAA family ATPase, whose protein sequence is MNTPVHDLDSLLPRLGELRGALAQAVVGQQEVVEQLLIGLLAGGHCLLEGAPGLGKTLLVRSLGQALELQFRRVQFTPDLMPSDILGTELLEEDHGTGKRAFRFQRGPVFTNLLLADELNRTPPKTQAALLEAMQEHTVSYAGTTYALPAPFFVLATQNPIEQAGTYPLPEAQLDRFLLHVRVDYPSEAEERDILAQTTGRGGGAVPKVMDADAVLALQSAVRDVHVGADLLTWITRLVRASRPGDGAPAEVNNWIKWGAGPRAGQSLVLASKARALLHGRFAATREDVQALAAPVMRHRLLLSFAAEAEQKSADDVIAALLRAVPLST
- a CDS encoding twin-arginine translocation pathway signal, whose product is MFPPLSPSRLTRAQFLHLLLGGAVAATLPGRARAQASRYDFWFTRLKYDSGDWDVDARMPSNLITSLIDYTTLRVDPVEHVIALSDPKMLRAPFCYLAGHKLVEFNPDERRNFERYVRNGGFVLVDDCNHDIDGLFATSFEAQMRAIFGTGALAKLPNSHPLYRSFFRFPDGPPATTFELNGWGDDLVHDYLKGIEIDGRLGVLYSNKDYGCEWDYDWRNKRFLAEDNTKFGVNIVMYALTH